One stretch of Deltaproteobacteria bacterium DNA includes these proteins:
- a CDS encoding GAF domain-containing protein, translating into MKTPTGVKQISLFQKRLLNLYEQLSHNEITGHAGDELFRALLKFITAELSCRAGSLFIVDKEDGSLIFKAIEGGDENLKGKRIEKGKGIVGMVAATQKCYVTGDVKKNAAWYGEISKRNNFKTEDMIACPIKHGESVIGVIEVLNKSRGTFGKKDQNKLISLAPHLAIFMKHIIDGLEQKRIIEFEDKLYKLSALLNSSLDTKTIARDAMKAIVSLVNAEVGSLLLLDKEKQELYFEVALGGGEKALKEIRLKLGQGIAGWVAQHRQPVIVNDPSKDDRWLFKKSDNKSGIVTRNILCVPVMSGNQVIGVMQALNKNDDRFTLQDQELLTSLSDHVAIAIENARLHEELRRTFVEVVESLSEAIEKRDPYTGGHTKRVVKYSLILADEMGLASTEKENLKMAALLHDVGKIGVDDSVLRKPARLDDAEFNKMKEHPSIGADILGKVPEIKKIVPGILYHHEWYNGKGYPAGLSKDQVPMIARIISIADTYDAITSDRPYRKGLTHEYAVAELRRYKGTQFDPELVEYFIHAFERRGNRI; encoded by the coding sequence TGAGCAGCTTTCACATAATGAAATCACCGGACACGCAGGCGATGAGCTGTTCAGGGCATTATTAAAGTTTATAACAGCAGAACTGTCGTGCAGAGCAGGAAGTTTGTTTATCGTAGATAAAGAAGACGGCAGCCTTATTTTTAAAGCAATAGAGGGAGGGGATGAAAACCTTAAAGGCAAACGCATTGAAAAGGGCAAAGGTATAGTAGGCATGGTTGCGGCAACACAGAAATGCTACGTAACCGGAGATGTTAAAAAAAATGCTGCATGGTACGGCGAGATCTCAAAAAGAAATAATTTTAAGACAGAAGATATGATTGCGTGTCCTATAAAACACGGGGAATCCGTAATTGGTGTTATAGAGGTCTTGAACAAGAGCAGAGGTACTTTCGGCAAAAAAGACCAGAATAAGTTAATCTCTTTAGCCCCTCATCTTGCCATATTCATGAAGCATATTATTGACGGATTGGAACAAAAAAGGATTATAGAATTTGAAGATAAATTGTACAAGCTTTCGGCATTATTGAATTCAAGCCTTGATACAAAAACGATAGCCAGAGATGCGATGAAGGCGATTGTATCCCTTGTTAATGCTGAAGTTGGCTCCTTGCTCCTTTTAGATAAAGAGAAACAGGAATTATACTTTGAAGTGGCGCTTGGCGGGGGAGAGAAGGCATTAAAAGAGATCAGGCTAAAATTGGGGCAGGGTATCGCAGGCTGGGTTGCCCAGCATAGACAGCCTGTTATTGTAAATGATCCATCAAAAGATGACAGATGGCTATTTAAGAAATCAGATAATAAATCGGGTATTGTTACAAGAAACATTCTGTGCGTACCCGTGATGTCTGGGAATCAAGTGATCGGAGTGATGCAGGCATTAAATAAAAATGACGACAGATTTACACTGCAGGATCAAGAGCTTTTAACATCTTTATCGGATCATGTGGCAATCGCGATTGAGAATGCACGGCTTCATGAAGAACTGCGTCGTACTTTTGTGGAGGTTGTGGAATCTCTATCAGAGGCTATAGAAAAAAGAGACCCGTACACGGGGGGGCATACAAAAAGGGTGGTTAAATACTCTTTAATATTGGCAGATGAAATGGGCCTTGCATCGACAGAAAAAGAGAATCTGAAAATGGCTGCGCTGTTACATGATGTAGGCAAGATCGGTGTGGATGACAGCGTATTAAGAAAACCTGCAAGGCTTGACGATGCCGAGTTTAATAAGATGAAGGAGCATCCAAGTATAGGGGCTGATATACTCGGTAAGGTGCCAGAGATAAAAAAGATTGTACCGGGTATACTGTATCACCATGAATGGTATAACGGAAAAGGTTATCCTGCAGGGCTTTCAAAAGATCAGGTGCCTATGATAGCAAGGATAATATCTATTGCAGATACTTATGATGCGATAACTTCGGATAGACCGTATAGAAAAGGCTTAACGCATGAGTATGCTGTTGCCGAATTGAGGAGATACAAAGGCACGCAATTTGATCCGGAACTTGTAGAATATTTTATCCATGCGTTTGAAAGACGGGGTAACAGGATTTAA
- a CDS encoding uracil-DNA glycosylase: MVKLIKMKAHIESLIGYVQYLKELGYDGFPLSGSPHPQDVPIRQDINGNKNLVLKNTALAIDGCAKCGLSRMRAHSVPGEGNCNAALMFIGEAPGYDEDRQGRPFVGRAGALLTDIITAMGLKREDVFIANVIKCRPPDNREPMNNEIESCFPYLKTQIDIINPKIIVTLGRYSTSAILGTAEAIRISELRGKFFNYNGIKVMPTFHPAYLLRNGKDKKLVWDDMKAVLKELDMHIPIYKKGQ; this comes from the coding sequence ATGGTTAAACTCATCAAGATGAAAGCACATATTGAATCTCTTATCGGGTATGTACAATATCTAAAGGAGCTTGGATACGACGGTTTTCCTTTATCGGGATCTCCCCATCCTCAGGATGTACCGATAAGACAGGACATTAACGGCAATAAAAACTTAGTTCTTAAAAATACGGCACTTGCTATAGACGGCTGTGCAAAATGCGGTTTAAGCCGGATGAGAGCGCATTCCGTTCCTGGTGAAGGTAATTGCAATGCCGCATTAATGTTTATAGGTGAGGCCCCCGGTTATGATGAAGACCGGCAGGGCAGGCCGTTCGTCGGCAGGGCAGGAGCGTTATTAACGGACATCATTACAGCAATGGGTTTGAAAAGGGAAGATGTGTTTATCGCAAATGTTATTAAGTGCAGGCCGCCTGATAACAGGGAACCGATGAATAACGAGATAGAATCCTGCTTCCCATACTTAAAAACACAGATAGACATTATCAATCCGAAAATCATAGTAACACTCGGCAGATATTCAACATCCGCAATACTTGGAACGGCCGAGGCAATAAGGATCTCGGAACTGAGAGGAAAATTTTTTAACTACAACGGCATAAAAGTTATGCCGACATTTCATCCTGCTTATCTACTGCGTAATGGAAAGGATAAGAAACTTGTCTGGGATGACATGAAAGCGGTACTTAAAGAGCTCGATATGCATATACCTATTTACAAAAAGGGCCAATAA